A region of the Arthrobacter sp. FW306-07-I genome:
GCGTCAGAGGTAGCTGCAGATTTGTTCGGGATCGCAGCTTGCGTCGGTCCCGGACGCGGCAGTGGCGTGAAGGCCGGCGACGATGGATCGCAGCGCCATTAGTTCAGAAATCTGGTGGTCCAGTTCGGCCAGCTGGTTGGAGAGAAGGTCTTGGACGTGGGCGCAGGGGGCTTCTCCGGCGTCACGGAGGCTAAGAATTTCGCGTATTTGGGTCAGGGCGAGGCCTGCGGCCCGTCCGCGGCGGATGAATTCGAGCCTGGCCACGGAGTCGTCATGGTAGTCCCGGTAGCCGTTAGAGGATCTTTTCGCTGCCGGGAGAAGCCCGCTGTCCTCGTAGAAACGCAGCGTCTTGGTTGTCATCCCTGCCGCTGCCGCGGCCTCACCGATACGCATCATGAACTCATTTCTTAGCAGGCGGCCAGGACGGCGATTCCTTGACATTCGAGTGTAGGGGAAGGTTGAGAATGGGATGCAGAGCTGGTCTTCGGTTGAAGGCTGCACATGGCGGTCGGTTGAGCAACAGGTGTGCTGGCGGCTGCTTCCCTTCCATCTTCAGGAGTCCCTCGTGTCGGCAGCATCTTTCGATTATGACCTGGCCATTATCGGTTCCGGCGGGGCTGCTTTCGCTGCGGCCATCCGGGCAACCAGCCGTGGCAAGCGGGTGTTGATGGTGGAGCGCAGCACTGTGGGAGGCACGTGCGTGAACACGGGCTGCATCCCGTCCAAGGCCCTGCTGGCCGCCGCGGAAGCCCGCCATGTCGCCCTCGATGCTTCCGGACGGTTCCCCGGTATCAGCACCTCCGCAGAGCCGGTGGATATGCCCGAACTGGTCGCCGGGAAGCGCTCACTGGTCGAATCCATGCGGTCAGAGAAGTATGTGGATCTCGCCGCGGGCTATGGATGGAACCTGCAGCGGGGGACGGCGGTGTTCGCCGGAACCGCAGCCGCACCGGTTTTGAACATCACCGCCCCGGGCGGAACCACCGAGACAGTCAGCGCGGAACACTACCTGGTCGCGACCGGCTCCACCCCCTGGATCCCTGAAGTGCCGGGAATGGACGAGGTGGATTATCTGACGTCCACGAGTGCGATGGAGCTGCAGGACGTTCCCGCTTCGATGCTGGTGGTGGGCGGCGGGTATGTGGCGCTGGAGCAGGCGCAGCTTTTCGCCCGGCTCGGCACGGAGGTGACCATCCTGGTCCGGTCCAAGCTCGCCTCGGCCGAAGAGCCTGAAGCCGGGCATGCCCTCGCCGGTGTCTTCGCCGATGAGGGCATCCGGGTCGTCCGTCGAGCGACAGCGTCCTCGGTCCGGACCGATGAGGTGTCGGGGGACGTGGTCGTGGATGCTTCCGTCTCAGGAGGAAACGAGGAATTCAGGGCCGCGCGCCTGCTCATGGCAACAGGCCGGCGCCCGGTCACGGAGGATTTGAACCTTTGCATGGTCGGCGTTGAAACCGGGGACCGCGGGGAAGTCCTGGTCGACGGGAGCCTTCGCAGTACTAATCCGAGGATCTGGGCCGCGGGTGATGTGACGGGTCACCCGGAGTTCGTTTATGTCGCCGCCGCGCACGGGGCCCTGATGGTGGAGAACGCCTTTGAGGGTGCCGGGCGTGAGGTCGATTACCGGCACCTGCCCCGGGTCACGTTTACCAGCCCTGCCCTGGCCGCTGTCGGGATGACGGACAAGGAAGCGAACCAGGCAGGGATCCGGTGCATGTGCCGGGTTCTGCCGCTCAAATTTATCCCTCGCGCGCTGGTGAACCGTGATACCCGCGGCTTCATCAAGATCGTTGCCGACGCGGACACGGGTCGGATTGTAGGGATCACTGTCGTGGGTAAGGACGCCGGGGACATCGCCGCCGCAGGGATTTACATTCTGGAGGCCGGGATGACCGTTGATCAGGTCGCGAATCTCTGGAGCCCCTATCTGACCATGGCCGAAGGCATCAAGATAGCAGCCCAGTCCTTCACTACTGACGTCTCCAAACTGTCCTGTTGCGCGGCATGAAGTGGTCAACGACAACCTATGTGTTCGTGGGGCGGGCGGCCGCGGCTACCTTTTAGTGCGCGTTCCTTGTCAGGCTGTGGGCGAGGCGATAGGAATCGGTGCCGGTTTCGATGATGGTGCCGTTGAACGTCAGCCGGTCAACGATCGCGGCGCAGAGGCGCGGGTCGGTGAATGTCTTGGTCCAGCCGGAGAACGACTCGTTGGAAGCGATGGCGATGGAGTTCTTCTCTTCGCGTTCGGTGAGGACCTGGAAGAGGAGTTCGGCGCCGCGCCGGTCCAGTTCCATATAGCCGAGCTCGTCAATGCAGAGCAGGTCCACTCGGCCGTATCTGGCGATGGTCTTGGCGAGGACTTTGTCGTCGGCGGCTTCGACGAGTTCGTTCACGAGCCGGGTGGCCAAAGTGTATTTGACCCGGTATCCCTTCTCCGCCGCGGCGGTGCCCAGCCCGATAAGCAGGTGGGATTTGCCGGTTCCGGAGTCCCCGATCAGGCATAGCGGTGCACCTTTTCGAATCCATTCGCCGGTAGCGAGGGTATGGATGGTAGCGGGGTTGATGTTCGTGTTCGCGTCGAAATCGAAATCACCGAGCCATTTATCCCGGGGAAAGTTCGCGGCTTTGACGCGTCGGATTGAGGAGCGACGGTCCCGGTCATCGCATTCGGCCAGCAGCAGCTCGGCCAGGAAGCCTTGGTAAGAGAGTTGTTCCTTCCCCGCGACGGTCAGAGCTTCGTCCAGAACCGCCCGGATGGTGGGCAGGCGCAATCGGCGGCATGCTTGGTCCACGGCCGCGACCGCGGCCTGCTCAGTCAGACCGCGGCGCCGTCGCAGGGTTGGGGTGATGGTGGTGGCCGGTGCGGTGGGGCTCATGAGATGTTTTCCTTCGACGCGGTTCCTGCGGAGTGTTCGGTGCGTTTGGCCAGCAGCTCGTCATAGGCGCTGATCGCCGGGAGCGGCCGCTTGTCTGGAGGGAGCCCGGCGATGACCGCCGCCGGGTCCATCAGCCGGCGCTGGGTCAGGCTGACAACTCGTTGCACTTTCGCTTCAGCATGAGCACCGCGATGACGGTCAGGACGGGACCCACCAGCAGGGATGCTGGAGGCATGTCGGCGGCCTTCAACCGCCACGACGTCGGCACTGACGGCACCTACTCCAAGGGCTGCGGTGATCCCTGCCTCGATGTCTTCGGCTTCCATCGATCGGTGCAGCAGCAGGACGTCAATCAGTTCACGGGTCCCCGCGGCATCACCGTTGACCCTGCGCGAGGCAGACCAGAAGGCGTCATGGGCGCTGGTGAAAGCACCCGACTCCCGCGCCCTGGCCAAAGCAGTGGAACCAGGCAAAGCGCCGGGCTTGGTCTTGAGGACCTCCAGATAATGGTCCAACTGGACCGACTGCCCGCCCTTGGCAATAATCCGCTGGTGCCGGGCCGCCACCGCGCGGCCGTCGAACACCACAACTTCGGATGCCCGCAATGAAACCCGGACCCGCCGACCGATGAACCGTGCTGGCACCGAGTACTTCACCATCCGCACGGTGATCATTGAGGACCGGTCCACTCTCGGGTTCAACACCAGACCGGGATCGAACTCGTCGGCCGGCAACGGTGCCAGGAACGGGCGCTCGGCGGCGAAGTCCTGGCCGATAGTGCGGATCCTGCCATCAATCCGCCGCTGATCGTCTTGAACCTCCCGGCTCCGGATCCAGTCGTTGAGCTCATCAAGGGACCTCGCCACGGGCATCGGGGTCAGCCGGTTGCGGCGGAACCAGCCCACCTCGCCCTCGACCCCGCCTTTCTCGTGAGCGCCGGCAAGACCTGGCTGGCAATAAAAGGCATCAAATCCATAGAACGAGCGAAACAACACCCACCGGTCATTCTCCAGGCGGTTCCGCCCCTGACCGAACACCACGGCCCTGACGGCACTGGTGAGGTTGTCATAGCGGATATGTTTGACCGGCACGCCGCCGATCTCGTTGAACGCCTCGACGTGGCCTTCCAGAAACGCTTCCTGGGCCTGGGTGGGGTAAATCCGGTGGATGGCTTTGCCGGAGTGAGAAAGCCGGAAGATGAACATGTGGCATTTCGTCTTTACCCCGTCCAGCACGATCCAGACTTCACCGAAGTCCACTTCCGCTTCCGCGCCCGGGGCGTGCTCCTGAGGAACAAATACCTCAACCCGGCGGCCGGCCTCCACATCGATCTGCGCCCGGCGGACCCGAACGTAGTCACGCACCGTCGAATACGACAACTCGTCCGCTCCATGCTCCTCGATGAGCCGGGCAAGAATCCTCCGGGCAGTGTGACGCTGCTTCCTCGGCGCCGTCGTGTCCTCGACGAGCATGGCGTCGATCGTCGGTTTATAAGGATCAAGCCGCGGCGAGGACCGTACAGGAGTTTTACGCTCTGGCGGGACCGGGGAACTTAACGCCTTACGCACGGTTTTCCGCGCCACCTGGTGCCTGCGGGCAAGCTCCCGGATTGACGCGCCCTCCACCCGGGCATCCCTCCGAATCTGCGCGAACAACTCCACTCTTGACCCCATCCCGGCCCTCCCGTCGTCGATCCAACACTGGATGGATCAACGTTCACAGGTGGGTACCATTCAAGCCGTCATTAGGTTCGGCATGTCCGGCTGGTGGGTACCGTTCGGGCCGTCCTAGTGGGCTCCGATCAGACTGTCATACTCACCTGTTCGGTCGTCTTTCGCGGACCTTCAATGTTCACCATCCAAGAGATGCCAAATTTATCCATGCACATACCAAAGGCATCACCCCACGGGGCCCTCTCCAAGGGCATCGTCACGGTTCCACCCCCGCAAATATGTGCCCAGTGCTTCCCGAGGTTTACTTCATCATCGCCTTCAAGCGAGAGGCTAACGGTGTTGCCCGGCGGGTAGTCGGCTCGATCCGCTGAGTCTGACGCCAACAGGTCATCCCTGAAGGCGCCACAAGTTGAGCATGCATGACGAGGTTGTCCTCGTCTGGATTCTCGTCGGCTTGGAACTCAGCGAAGGTGGTGATTGTGAGCTCGCCGCCGAATACCTCTTTGTAAAATTCCATCGCCTGACGGGCGTAGCCGTTGAAACTTAGGTAGGGATTGAGCCGGATAGTCATTGGGTTCTCCTTTGTCCAAGTGCTTAAGCAAAGGTGTCGTTGCCTTGGTCGGGTATTTCCATCCGGAAGCCGCAGTCGCAGCGCAGCACTCTTGTGTCGAGGTAGATTCCGAGTGCTTCTGGCATGTTCCCGTCACCCATGTGTGCCGCACGGTACGCATTTCTGTGCTGCCCGTGCTCAGGGGCTTGCCGCAGTGCACGAAATGCCCGTCGAATGTCAGGACGTCAGGTGTTCCGCCGGGGCGGTGCAGAACGCAGGCCACCTCAACAAGGTCGGCAAGTGGGGTGAAGGGCAGCGCACTCGCCGTGCAGGTGTAGGTGACTTCAACCACGGACGTCGGGAGGGTCCGTACGGCGTCGACGGAGGATACTTGCAGCGCCTCCTGATGCCCACTTTGCCGGCACCGGAGCGGCTGCGGTTGAAACGCCGAGCCCGATTGTTGGCTTTCACTGTAGCCAGTCATTGTTGGCCTCGAAGGCTTGAGGAGCTTCGGCCCCAGGCGGAAGAATCCAGGAAGGTCACGCTGCCCAGTCCAACGCCTTGGCGGTCCGGCGGCAATCGAGGCGAATCAGGTTGGCTGGACCCGCGTGACCAATCAGATCCTGCACTTGCGAAGACGCCATGGTGGCCCTTTCGCTTCTGCGTGGGCGCCGCCGTGGGACTACAGCAGCTGTTCCTCGGGCCACGTAACAAGCCCAGGAAGACGGGCCAAGGTCGCCCATCACACTGCTGAATGTACCCGTTGAGTGCGCGAGGTGTACAGGTTAGGCTCCATGTCCCGGTCCGGCACACCATGCTACGGCCCTATGCTCCGCGCGCTTGGCAACTGATCCCCGCCCCGCATTGCAGTCGACTCAGGGTCAGGGCCGCACCACTTCTGCCCGCCCCATCAAGAGCCGATAATAAAGATTTTGGGGTTAGCCTCTGTTGGTGGACACCTGAAGTAGCGGGATCCTGGGATTCTGCGGGAAGGTGTTCTTGTGAGCACGACACGACGTAAATTCACTCCTGAGTATCGGCGGGAGGCTGCGCGTCTGGTGATTGATACGGGCAGGCCGGTCGCGCCGGTGGCCCGCGAACTGGGTCTGGGTGAGCAGTTGCTTGGCCGGTGGGTGGCTCAGGAGAGGGCGCGTTTGGCGGCTCCGGAGGAGTTCGCGGCGGCCGAAACGGAGAAGTCGGAGCTGGAGCGTTTGCGCCGGGAAAATGCGCAGTTGCGGATGGATAACGAGTTCTTGGGAAAAGCCGCAGCCTTCTTCGCCTCCAAGCAGCAGAATCGGAATGCTTCGAACTGATGGAGGCCGAGAAGGCCAACTATCCCGTCCAGCGGATGGCCCGGCTCTTAGGGGTGTCCCGGTCCGGGTTCTATGCCTGGCGCCAACGAGTCTATTCAGAAGCCACGGTTCGCGCCGCGGAGCGGGCGGATCTGGATGTGAAGGTCCGAAAGGCGCATGTGAAGTCATGCGGGACGTATGGGGCGCCCCGGATCTGCGCGGAGTTGGCCCGGAATGGGACCGCTGTTGACCGGAAGACCGTTGCGGCGTCCATGCGCTGGCAAGGCTTGGAAGGTATCTCGCCGCGCCGTTTCCGTCCGGTGCCTCCGGTCGGGGAGGTCCGGGTGCACTCCATTCCGGATCTGGTGGCCAGGAAGTGGGATACCGGGACCTTGGACGCGGTCTGGATCTCGGACATCACTTACCTTCGCACCGGCGAGGGCTGGGTGTATTTGTGTGCTGTCAGGGACGCCTGCTCCCGGCGGGTGATCGGCTGGGCGATGGACTCGGTCCAGACGGCCAGCCTGGTGGAACGCGCGCTGCGCATGGCTTACGTCCTGCGCGGCGGCGGCCCGGCCGGTGTCGTGTTCCATGCCGACCGCGGCACCCAGTACACCTGCGCCCAACTAAACGACGTCTGCGACAAGCTGGGCATTCTCCAATCCGTTGGCAGAACCGGTGTGTGCTGGGATAACGCGATGCAAGAATCGTTCTGGTCCACGCTCAAGACCGAGTTTTACGACCGCCGCCGCTGGGCAACCAGGCACGACGCGATCATGGCCACGGGGCGCTGGATCGAGGAGTTCTACAACCGCGTCCGATTGCACTCAGCTCTGGGCTTCAACACTCCTGTGGAGCACGAGCTACTGCTCTCCACAGCACAACCTCAGCCGGCACAAGCCGCCTGATCAACTGTCCACGATTTGCGGGCAACCCCAGCCGCGCCGGCGTCAGCCCCTGGCTCGTCCGCCAACCACCCCTCATGGAACACGTCAGAAAAGCGCAAACCAGCCGCACCCCTGCTGAACCGACAGCAGAACGAACACCAAACCCAACCACGAACTCACTCCAGGTCGAACGCGAACTTCTGCGCTGGGAGAACCAACGGCTCCGCCACGAACTAGAGCGGCAACAACGCTGCATCTCCGAACTACTCGGAGACCGCATCGAAGGCACCGACGCCTACTCCCAGGCCATCCGAGTTCAAGAACTGACAGACCAAAACGACATCCTCTCCCGGCAAGCCAGCGAGACCATTCAACAACTGCATCAACTACGCCACAGCGTGGAAACACTCTCAGCCGACCTCGAGGCAGCCCACAAAGTCAACCGATCCCTGATGGCTCAAATAAACCGCCCTACACAAAGCGGGTCTAGTTCCCGATGAAACTCACCTCTAAGATGTGCTCAATTTGGGTTTCTTTGGCGCTTCCTGAGCGTCAAACCAAAAGCGAGGGCGCTACCGACTGCTATGACTGACCAGCCAACATGCCCAAGTGTGGAAGCAGAAATCAAGGCAAGAAAGGCTGCCATTACAGTAAATACAGCATATATATAGAGCATTAGGGTACCCACCTCGATTCATCACAGGCCGCAAACATAAGCGGGACTGAAACTGTCATAACGAAACTCCCCCAAAGAATATCGCCCAGTCCCGCAGTGGTCAGGAAGAGGCCCGCGAGCACCACTACGCTTCCCGCTGCCATAGTCCAGGACCCCATACACTCCAGCTCATTGATGGTGTCAAGCCCTAACGGGTCACGGTTATTGGTTGGGCAGGCTAGTGCATACAGATAACGATTGCTTTCATGTGTACTGGGGTCGGGTTGAGTGAAGCGACCGATTGTTGGGTTGTAGTAGCGGGCGCCGAATTTGGGACTGCCCCCGGTTTTGTTGACTCCTTGACCTAGCGAGCTTGTGCTCGTGGAAGGATGTTGAGCATGCCCACGGCTTATGGGGCGGAGTTCCGCCAGGATGTTATTGATGTGGCCCGGAAGGGCGAGGCGCCGCTGGCGCAGATTGCGAAGGACTTCGGGCTTTCAGTCACGACGCTCAAGCGCTGGATTGCCATCGCGGACCGTAAGGAATCCGGTGCCGGCCCGGCGGCGGCGGAGTCGGCCGAGATGCGGGAACTGAAGAAGCGGAACCGCCTGTTGGAGCAGGAGAACGAGATTCTGCGCCGGGCGGCTGCCTATCTGGCCAGGGACATCAACCCAAAATGACTCTTCTATGGGGTCTGTCAAGCCATGATGGTTTGGAGTTGGCGGAAGATGGAGCGGCAGACATAGCGTTTGAGGTTCCGGCGGATCTCCCGATTTGATTTCCCTGTTGCCCGGCTGCGTGTCACGTAGTCCTTGGTTGCGGTGTCGAAGCTCATGCGGGTGCGGACGATGACGTCGAAGGCGCGGTTGAGCTGGCGATCTCCGGATCGGTTGAGTCGGTGCCGGGTGGTGTTGCCGGAGGAGGCCGGGCGTGGCGCGACGCCTCCGAGTGCGGCGAAGGCTGCCTCTGAGCGGATGCGTCCGTGGTGGGAGTAGGCGCAGGTGATGATGGCTGCTGTCACGGGTCCGACGCCGGGGATGGATTGGAGACCTGGCGCCAGTTCGTCGGTGAGCTGCGCCAGTGTTTTGTGGTTTTCGGCGAGCCGGCCGGTGAGGTCTTTGACGGCCAGGGCCAGTCGTTTGGCTTCGGCGCGGGCGATCCGGATCACGGGGTCGGTGCTGTTTGAGGTGCGCCAGGCTGCGATGGTGGTGATCTGTGCGTCCCGCAGGGATGACCGGGCGTCAACTCCGAGGTCGGTGCCGCGGAGCAGGGCTGTGAGGGCGTTGCGGTTTGCGGTGCGTTGGTGATCCAGCAGGGACCGTGAGGCGAGCAGAATCCTGATCGCGGCCCTAGTTCCGGCGGCGCGTGGCTCCATCACCTGGTCCCGCGGGCGCCCTAGGACGGATCGGGCCGCGGCTTCGGCGTCGATGGGATCCGATTTGCCGGTAAGGGCACGCGAGGCACGGGCGGGCGGCCTGACCTCGCCAACCTCAATCTCAGCGGCAAGCAAGACCTGGGTGAGCCGGGCACCGTAGGAAGACGTGCCCTCGACGGCCGCGAAAACCCTCTCCCCGCCTGTGCGCCGCCGGATCCAAGTGATCGCACGGTCCATCCCCGCGGAGGTAGCCGGGAACGCCGCGGTGTCGACCACTGCACCGGTCGAGGCATGAACAGCTGTGAAAGTGTGGGTGCGGGCATGGGTGTCGACTCCGACGACGAACTCAAATTCCTCGGCAATGATCGCCATAATGCGTTCTCCCTCTTCTAGTGAACCGGACAGGTGGCAGGAGCCTGCCTGGGATCGCTTCGGAGACGCATCTGTAACGGGTCACACCCAAAGGTGGACAGTCTTCTGATCAGGTCATCCGCGGCGGGCAGACCGGTGCCCGGAGAACGGCGCGGACGAGTCATTTTCAAGACACCACACCAGTGCGGGTCGCATATACCCTGAGTCACACACCGATCTCCGGGACCAGCCTGCCAGCCAGCCTCCGGCCGGCACATGACCATTACAGATGTTCCCGCTGGTCACGGATCTTGCCGCCGATGGTGTTCCCGTGGCGGTGACCTGCAGGGTGTTGGGATTCAGCAAGCAAGGCTACTACCGGTGGAGGGCCAGTCCGGTGACGGAACGCGATTGGGTCGATGCGCACCTGGTCAACGCCGCCCTGGACATCCACGCCGACGACCCTGCATTCGGGTACCGGTTCATCGCCGACGAGCTCCCGGAGAAGGGCATCGTGGCGGGTGAGAACAGGGTCCAGCGGCTGTGCAGGGACCACGGCATCTGGTCGGTGTTCTCGAAGAAGCGGGGCCTGAACCGCAGACCCGGGCCACCGGTCCACGACGACCTGGTCGATCGGGATTTCACCGCCGCAGCGCCGAACGAACTGTGGCTGACGGACATCACCGAACACCCCACCGCAGAGGGCAAGCTCTACCTCTGCGCGGTGAAGGACGTTTATTCCGGCAGGATCGTCGGCTACTCGATGGACTCGCGAATGAAGTCCTCGCTGGCCGTCGCCGCACTGGAGAACGCGGTGCGCTCACGCCGCCCGGCAGGGACAGTGGTCCACTCGGACCGCGGGTCCCAGGGCGTATTCAACCGGTCGAAGCAACAGTTGCTATTGGGACTGAGCTTAGCTGGTCCGCGAAGGCTTCCGCTGGAGTGCGCCATCCTAAGACGCCGCGCGGCCGGTTGTTGATGATGTCGGCGACAGCTTGGATCTCTGGAGTGCTCCAGCGAGAGATGTCGGTGCCTTTCGGGAAGTACTGCCGAAGTAGCCCGTTGAGATGTTCATTGCTCCCGCGCTGCCACGGGCTCTTCGCATCGGCAAAATAGACCGGCAACCCGATTTCCTGCGTCAGAAGGGCGTGCGCGGACATCTCCTTCCCACGGTCCCACGTCAGGGAGCGGCGCAGATCCGCCGGCAGCACCTCGAAGGTCCGGACGAGTGCGTTCTTCATCGTGACCGCCCCGTAGCCAGCCAATGCAGGCCCATTCTTTGTCGGCTTGACCAGGCCGTAACCCTTCTGCCGAGGCAGATGAACGAGCATGGCGAAACGCGTCGTGCGGTCGATCAGAGTCGCGATCGCTGACCGGTTGAGACCGATGATGAGATCTCCTTCCCAGTGGCCTGCGACTTTCCGCTCGTCGGCTTCGGCGGGTCTCTTCTTCAAGGTTGTGGCGTCGGTGACATGCGCCCAGGCTTGCTGACGTGTTCGCGCTCTTGGTGTGCGTTTCGTGCGCCCCCGGCGCAGGTGCCACGCCTGCTGCCTGGTCAGTCCGCCCCGGCCCGGAACGTAAAGGGCTTGGTAGATCGCTTCGTGCGAGATCCGCATCGTTGGATCATCCGGGAACTCGACCGGCAGACGTTTCGCGATCTGCTGAGGGCTCCACCCCCTCACCCATTCGCGGTCCTCCCTATGCGGTTTGTTCTTCCCGTCCCAGACCGGGCCGACCGGCCCCAAACGTTCTCCTCCGCCGGCTCTGACGTGTCCGCTGAGCTTGTCGTTGACGTAATCGCGGAGGCCCTCGTTCGTGATCAGCTTCGCGGTCTTTGGACGGCGGGCTCGTCGTTCGGCATGCCACTGCGCCGTCGAGGCCTTGTAGTCCAAGCGGTACGTTCTCGTCGACGCGTTCCGACGCAGCTCCCGCGAGATCGTAGAGGGGCTTCGCCCCAGCCGGCGAGCGATCTCCCGCACCCCGCAGTCTTGCGCACGCCACAGTGCGATGTCCTCACGGTCGTTCGAGGACAGATACCGCCCGGACAGTGTCGGGGCCAGCTGAGGATTCACACCGCCAGCGTGCAGGAACCAGCGATGCGCCACCGGTTCTGACACGCCTGCCGCAACGCCGGCGTCCCGGGTCTTCGCACCAGAGGCGATCGCGACCCAGAACCGCACCCTGTCCTCGCGCCAAGCCACCGACGGCCGACCCGGCGAAGGGATCTGCCCCCTATACGCCCGTACCTGCTTCTGACGATTGCGAACCGACATCCAACACCTCCGTGACCAGGTGTTGCTTCGACCGGTTGAATACGCCCAGTTCCGGTCACGCCGGTTCGTCGAATCACTCCGGCACCACGGGCTCACCGGATCGATGGGCAGGGTCGGTGCGTGCGCGGACAACGCT
Encoded here:
- the istB gene encoding IS21-like element helper ATPase IstB, which produces MSPTAPATTITPTLRRRRGLTEQAAVAAVDQACRRLRLPTIRAVLDEALTVAGKEQLSYQGFLAELLLAECDDRDRRSSIRRVKAANFPRDKWLGDFDFDANTNINPATIHTLATGEWIRKGAPLCLIGDSGTGKSHLLIGLGTAAAEKGYRVKYTLATRLVNELVEAADDKVLAKTIARYGRVDLLCIDELGYMELDRRGAELLFQVLTEREEKNSIAIASNESFSGWTKTFTDPRLCAAIVDRLTFNGTIIETGTDSYRLAHSLTRNAH
- a CDS encoding RHS repeat-associated core domain-containing protein, with product MRQRRLALPGHINNILAELRPISRGHAQHPSTSTSSLGQGVNKTGGSPKFGARYYNPTIGRFTQPDPSTHESNRYLYALACPTNNRDPLGLDTINELECMGSWTMAAGSVVVLAGLFLTTAGLGDILWGSFVMTVSVPLMFAACDESRWVP
- a CDS encoding IS110 family transposase — translated: MAIIAEEFEFVVGVDTHARTHTFTAVHASTGAVVDTAAFPATSAGMDRAITWIRRRTGGERVFAAVEGTSSYGARLTQVLLAAEIEVGEVRPPARASRALTGKSDPIDAEAAARSVLGRPRDQVMEPRAAGTRAAIRILLASRSLLDHQRTANRNALTALLRGTDLGVDARSSLRDAQITTIAAWRTSNSTDPVIRIARAEAKRLALAVKDLTGRLAENHKTLAQLTDELAPGLQSIPGVGPVTAAIITCAYSHHGRIRSEAAFAALGGVAPRPASSGNTTRHRLNRSGDRQLNRAFDVIVRTRMSFDTATKDYVTRSRATGKSNREIRRNLKRYVCRSIFRQLQTIMA
- the istA gene encoding IS21 family transposase; its protein translation is MGSRVELFAQIRRDARVEGASIRELARRHQVARKTVRKALSSPVPPERKTPVRSSPRLDPYKPTIDAMLVEDTTAPRKQRHTARRILARLIEEHGADELSYSTVRDYVRVRRAQIDVEAGRRVEVFVPQEHAPGAEAEVDFGEVWIVLDGVKTKCHMFIFRLSHSGKAIHRIYPTQAQEAFLEGHVEAFNEIGGVPVKHIRYDNLTSAVRAVVFGQGRNRLENDRWVLFRSFYGFDAFYCQPGLAGAHEKGGVEGEVGWFRRNRLTPMPVARSLDELNDWIRSREVQDDQRRIDGRIRTIGQDFAAERPFLAPLPADEFDPGLVLNPRVDRSSMITVRMVKYSVPARFIGRRVRVSLRASEVVVFDGRAVAARHQRIIAKGGQSVQLDHYLEVLKTKPGALPGSTALARARESGAFTSAHDAFWSASRRVNGDAAGTRELIDVLLLHRSMEAEDIEAGITAALGVGAVSADVVAVEGRRHASSIPAGGSRPDRHRGAHAEAKVQRVVSLTQRRLMDPAAVIAGLPPDKRPLPAISAYDELLAKRTEHSAGTASKENIS
- a CDS encoding heavy metal-responsive transcriptional regulator; translated protein: MRIGEAAAAAGMTTKTLRFYEDSGLLPAAKRSSNGYRDYHDDSVARLEFIRRGRAAGLALTQIREILSLRDAGEAPCAHVQDLLSNQLAELDHQISELMALRSIVAGLHATAASGTDASCDPEQICSYL
- the merA gene encoding mercury(II) reductase, yielding MSAASFDYDLAIIGSGGAAFAAAIRATSRGKRVLMVERSTVGGTCVNTGCIPSKALLAAAEARHVALDASGRFPGISTSAEPVDMPELVAGKRSLVESMRSEKYVDLAAGYGWNLQRGTAVFAGTAAAPVLNITAPGGTTETVSAEHYLVATGSTPWIPEVPGMDEVDYLTSTSAMELQDVPASMLVVGGGYVALEQAQLFARLGTEVTILVRSKLASAEEPEAGHALAGVFADEGIRVVRRATASSVRTDEVSGDVVVDASVSGGNEEFRAARLLMATGRRPVTEDLNLCMVGVETGDRGEVLVDGSLRSTNPRIWAAGDVTGHPEFVYVAAAHGALMVENAFEGAGREVDYRHLPRVTFTSPALAAVGMTDKEANQAGIRCMCRVLPLKFIPRALVNRDTRGFIKIVADADTGRIVGITVVGKDAGDIAAAGIYILEAGMTVDQVANLWSPYLTMAEGIKIAAQSFTTDVSKLSCCAA
- a CDS encoding IS30 family transposase produces the protein MSVRNRQKQVRAYRGQIPSPGRPSVAWREDRVRFWVAIASGAKTRDAGVAAGVSEPVAHRWFLHAGGVNPQLAPTLSGRYLSSNDREDIALWRAQDCGVREIARRLGRSPSTISRELRRNASTRTYRLDYKASTAQWHAERRARRPKTAKLITNEGLRDYVNDKLSGHVRAGGGERLGPVGPVWDGKNKPHREDREWVRGWSPQQIAKRLPVEFPDDPTMRISHEAIYQALYVPGRGGLTRQQAWHLRRGRTKRTPRARTRQQAWAHVTDATTLKKRPAEADERKVAGHWEGDLIIGLNRSAIATLIDRTTRFAMLVHLPRQKGYGLVKPTKNGPALAGYGAVTMKNALVRTFEVLPADLRRSLTWDRGKEMSAHALLTQEIGLPVYFADAKSPWQRGSNEHLNGLLRQYFPKGTDISRWSTPEIQAVADIINNRPRGVLGWRTPAEAFADQLSSVPIATVASTG
- a CDS encoding IS3 family transposase (programmed frameshift), producing MSTTRRKFTPEYRREAARLVIDTGRPVAPVARELGLGEQLLGRWVAQERARLAAPEEFAAAETEKSELERLRRENAQLRMDNEFLGKAAGLLRLQAAESECFELMEAEKANYPVQRMARLLGVSRSGFYAWRQRVYSEATVRAAERADLDVKVRKAHVKSCGTYGAPRICAELARNGTAVDRKTVAASMRWQGLEGISPRRFRPVPPVGEVRVHSIPDLVARKWDTGTLDAVWISDITYLRTGEGWVYLCAVRDACSRRVIGWAMDSVQTASLVERALRMAYVLRGGGPAGVVFHADRGTQYTCAQLNDVCDKLGILQSVGRTGVCWDNAMQESFWSTLKTEFYDRRRWATRHDAIMATGRWIEEFYNRVRLHSALGFNTPVEHELLLSTAQPQPAQAA